In one Sphingomonas hankookensis genomic region, the following are encoded:
- the phaR gene encoding polyhydroxyalkanoate synthesis repressor PhaR, whose translation MKKAAADGSPVIIKKYANRRLYNTETSSYITLEHLAAMTREHRDFKVVDAKTDDDITHNVLTQIIMEEESRGQTLLPVSFLRQLITLYGDSMQAMVPGYLEASMDSFRRNQEQFKTAVEGAFAHSPFAEIAKRNLAMFEAAAHAFKPGAPGATPAPGATEAPAKNDEMAALRAELARLQDKVDKLG comes from the coding sequence ATGAAGAAGGCAGCGGCCGACGGCAGCCCCGTCATCATCAAGAAATACGCCAATCGCCGGCTCTATAATACCGAGACGTCCTCCTACATCACGCTGGAGCATCTCGCGGCGATGACGCGCGAGCATCGCGACTTCAAGGTCGTCGATGCCAAGACCGACGACGACATCACCCATAATGTGCTGACGCAGATCATCATGGAAGAGGAAAGCCGGGGGCAGACGCTGCTGCCGGTCAGCTTCCTGCGCCAGCTGATCACCCTGTACGGCGATTCGATGCAGGCGATGGTGCCCGGCTATCTGGAGGCGTCGATGGACAGCTTCCGCCGCAACCAGGAACAGTTCAAGACCGCGGTCGAGGGCGCGTTCGCCCATTCGCCCTTCGCCGAGATCGCCAAGCGCAACCTGGCGATGTTCGAGGCGGCGGCGCATGCGTTCAAGCCGGGTGCGCCGGGCGCCACACCTGCGCCGGGCGCGACCGAAGCCCCGGCCAAGAATGACGAAATGGCCGCGCTGCGGGCCGAACTGGCACGGTTGCAGGACAAGGTCGACAAGCTGGGGTGA